The Theileria annulata chromosome 3, complete sequence, *** SEQUENCING IN PROGRESS *** genome has a segment encoding these proteins:
- a CDS encoding serine/threonine kinase, putative (Significant SMART hit (2.2e-43) to S_TKc domain and Pfam hit (5.3e-41) to pkinase domain), whose product MNPQFESGHHVLNIDILLFVRQMIKNNAELINPSLIINNRNPIIINEYDADPNKRKLIHNDITHDYKRKKYSFMEHDINFKQDIDADFKFEGELESSLYYGLPDSLSHMNKRINTEHGDFGRIIKKLRSSINDLINDEIINNARLSFNDITINQLLQLENLEREEHHVEVDIKQVEKDEEELIDKILELNKESNKIVRMEEDEDIVNIYKWRHVKTLGEGSYGRVYLVSSDLTNERKAFKRIIINKKLNIYMLREMYSLLLLSCSNPFIYKHNCSPYENYEYEQSYNSYSRNFLATCDTKTDNFEHSQYFGVEKNVIELDKIYFGKNRIYLSFPVFDYNLREYSNKYYKNGMEIELVKRIVRQILEGVYICHSNNIIHRDIKPENILISIDEFNINARLIDSDNIKCTHNDMYNTGSIIDDEYIDISSFDDSGEQNLTNSFNFRNRVTNTDLFSIPSIDRVILSDFGLSRQLDPDHYYQKNKSNETITIYMFLINNLLELTMEVVTLNYRAPELLLGYNFYSYSIDIWSVGCILIELLTGHNLRVMNRILGKQLFDENNEFGLLISIFKVFGKPTESEWAQISTFPYLNVEINCNNKYEMFKGLSQDECLVDLLLRMLELNPNKRITAQEAIQHEFFK is encoded by the exons ATGAATCCACAGTTTGAATCTGGCCACcatgttttaaatattgatattttattatttgtgagacaaatgataaaaaataacgctgaattaataaatccTTCCCTTATAATTAACAATAGAAACCCTATTATAATAAACGAGTATGATGCTGATCCTAATAAGAGGAAGTTAATACATAATGACATTACACATGACTACAAAAGAAAGAAATATTCTTTTATGGAACATGATATTAACTTCAAACAAGACATTGATGCTGATTTTAAGTTTGAAGGAGAGCTTGAAAGTAGTCTATATTACGGACTACCTGATAGTTTAAGCCACATGAATAAGAGGATAAACACAGAGCACGGTGATTTCGGCCgaataataaagaaattgaGGTCGAGtataaatgatttaataaacGATGAAATAATCAATAACGCAAGACTATCCTTCAACGACATAACAATTAACCAGTTATTACAACTGGAAAACTTGGAAAGAGAAGAACACCACGTTGAAGTAGATATTAAACAAGTTGAAAAGGACGAAGAAGAACTAATAGACAAGATATTGGAACTAAACAAAGAATCAAACAAAATAGTAAGAATGGAAGAGGATGAAGATATTGTCAACATTTACAAGTGGCGTCATGTTAAAACTCTGGGTGAGGGGTCTTACGGCAGAGTTTACCTTGTATCTTCAGATTTAACAAATGAAAGGAAAGCCTTTAAaaggataataataaacaagaaattaaatatatacatgCTCCGTGAAATGTACTCTCTCTTACTACTTTCTTGTTCAAACCCGTTCATTTACAAACATAACTGTAGTCCTTATGAGAATTACGAATACGAACAGTCTTACAATAGTTACAGTCGTAACTTTCTTGCCACTTGTGATACTAAAACCGACAACTTTGAACATTCTCAATACTTTGGAGTTGAAAAAAATGTCATAGAATtggataaaatatatttcgGCAAAAATAGAATTTATTTGTCCTTTCCAGTCTTTGATTATAACTTAAGAGAGTATTCAAACAAGTATTACAAAAATGGTATGGAGATTGAGTTGGTCAAACGAATAGTCAGGCAGATACTTGAAGGTGTTTATATTTGCCATTCAAACAACATAATTCACCGTGATATTAAGCCcgaaaatatattaatatccATAGACGAATTCAACATTAATGCCAGACTTATTGATTCAGACAATATTAAGTGTACTCATAATGATATGTATAATACTGGTAGTATCATAGATGATGAATACATTGATATCAGTTCATTTGATGATAGTGGCGAACAAAATTTGACAAATTCTTTCAATTTTCGCAATAGAGTGACCAATACAGACTTATTCAGTATACCCAGTATTGATAGGGTAATTTTATCAGATTTTGGACTATCACGACAACTCGATCCCGACCACTATTATCAGAAGAACAAAAGTAATGAAACT ATAACTATATACatgtttttaattaataatttattagaattaacTATGGAGGTTGTCACTTTAAACTACAGGGCTCCAGAACTTTTGTTAGGTTACAACTTCTACTCCTATTCAATTGATATTTGGTCCGTCGgatgtatattaattgaacTTTTAACAGGTCACAAtttaa gGGTGATGAATAGAATTTTAGGAAAACAATTGTTCGATGAAAACAACGAATTCGGGTTACTgatttcaatttttaagGTTTTTGGAAAGCCTACAGAGTCTGAATGGGCCCAGATTTCCACATTTCCTTATTtg AACGTTGAAATAAACTGCAACAACAAGTATGAAATGTTTAAAGGATTAAGTCAAGATGAGTGCTTGgttgatttattattaag aATGCTAGAACTAAATCCCAACAAACGAATAACGGCACAGGAAGCTATCCAGCACGAGTTTTTTAAATGA
- a CDS encoding AAA family ATPase, putative (Significant Pfam hit (6.00e-34)to AAA family ATPase domain) produces MSSFGFGRSLPIPNTNQSSNKDDNNITGKFDPTALERGAKALRMLDSSPNAQKAFELTKLQEMTKQQELQMQIEQMRLKQGELGTQKARVESDERKKLLSHQQEQERITAQYKAKLEDEMYQKKLHDQRKQNEEWLQRQHEQFLKQEQIRKKTETEILNMKKEHLKQEKELERQNLIAKVREENMGRIKQERDNFDIHLKMMKERSVEERKTKLESLKTIFSSLGSGIFSLLNDKQRLTYTALTLTGLSLGIYSAKNGTKVARKVIEQKIGKPSLVRETSKSIITNNIKSFWDIIKGKKKQMNLNEIVLNHKLSERLNWSINSLLKCKENKTPYRNILLYGPPGTGKTLFAKTLAMRSGMDYAIMTGGDVGPLKEDAVTELNKLFKWSNKSKKGLILFIDEAESFLRQGRSTLQGMSENIRNALSTFLYHTGNENNNFCLILATNEKDILDKAVVDRIDESYNFDLPEEEERKRMIKLFMEQYVINPLKRTSKVLIDEGINDEYYEKLAKKTQGLSGRQISKLCISLQSAVYGSGAKKLTVDLADTVIDWHLKNQND; encoded by the exons atgtcGTCATTTGGGTTCGGCAGAAGCCTGCCGATTCCAAACACAAATCAGTCATCAAATAAAGATGATAACAATATAACAggaaaat ttgATCCCACAGCCTTGGAGCGTGGAGCCAAGGCGTTAAGGATGCTGGACTCCTCACCTAATGCACAAAAGGCATTTGAACTTACAAAGCTTCAGGAAATGACAAAGCAACAAGAGTTGCAGATGCAAATTGAACAG ATGAGATTGAAGCAAGGTGAGTTGGGAACTCAAAAAGCAAGGGTTGAAAGTGATGAGCGAAAAAAGTTACTTTCACACCAGCAGGAACAAGAAAGAATTACAGCACAATACAAAGCTAAGCTTGAAGA tGAAATGTATCAAAAGAAGCTCCACGACCAACGAAAGCAAAATGAAGAGTGGCTACAACGTCAGCACGAACAGTTTCTAAAACAGGAACAGATTAGAAAAAAGACAG aaaCTGAGATACTAAACATGAAAAAAGAACACCTGAAACAAGAAAAGGAACTCGAGAGACAAAACCTCATCGCGAAAGTTAGAGAAGAGAACATGGGCAGAATCAAACAAGAAAGAGATAACTTTGATATTCACCTGaa AATGATGAAAGAACGCTCAGTTGAGGAACGCAAGACTAAATTGGAGTCCTTGAAAACAATCTTTTCCTCACTTGGGTCAGGAATTTTTTCCCTACTTAATGACAAACAACGCCTAACATACACA GCCTTGACTCTGACCGGCTTGTCACTTGGTATTTACTCTGCAAAAAATGGTACTAAGGTGGCTCGAAAAGTTATT GAGCAGAAAATCGGGAAACCTTCACTAGTTCGTGAAACGTCCAAGTCCATAATAACG aataatataaaaagtTTCTGGGACATAATAAAGGGGAAGAAGAAACAAATGAACCTGAATGAAATCGTCCTAAACCATAAGTTGAGCGAACGCTTAAACTGGTCAATTAACTCGCTCTTAAAGtgtaaagaaaataaaacGCCCTACAGAAATATTCTACTCTACGGTCCTCCTGGTACCGGTAAAACGCTATTTGCTAAAAC aCTTGCCATGAGGAGTGGAATGGATTACGCCATCATGACTGGAGGTGATGTTGGGCCTCTTAAAGAAGACGCTGTAACcgaattaaataaactgTTCAAGTGGTCgaataaatctaaaaagGGCCTAATCCTGTTCATTGATGAGGCGGAGTCGTTTCTAAGACAAGGGCGCTCGACATTGCAAGGAATGTCCGAGAACATTCGAAACGCTCTTTCT ACATTTTTGTACCACACTGGTAACgagaataataatttttgcCTAATTCTCGCCACCAACGAGAAGGACATTCTGGACAAGGCTGTGGTCGATAGGATTGACGAGTCCTACAACTTTGATCTGCCCGAAGAGGAGGAGCGCAAAAGAatgattaaattattcatgGAGCAGTACGTAATAAACCCACTTAAACGGACCTCAAAAGTCCTAATTGATGAGGGGATTAACGACGAATACTATGAAAAGCTGGCAAAGAAAACCCAAGGGCTTTCTGGAAGACAAATATCAAAG TTGTGTATAAGTCTACAAAGTGCTGTCTATGGAAGTGGTGCGAAGAAACTTACAGTTGACCTTGCTGATACTGTCATTGACTGGCATTTGAAAAATCaaaatgattaa
- a CDS encoding Met10+-like protein, putative (Pfam hit (2.2e-22) to Met10+-like protein), with translation MNKNFDKLNYNIINVIVYSISKNDYPTSNNLKVYQYSFVNFKPSLEMSQIIKKKKLDSSSSEDFIPTKRITTLEELENYERLEERTKVTITKEKIPLFAKNEMFRNIVRHSLNSPECRENQESDQKTYILKRWDLLPLPLRDLITNESIDHSTVTHKVKYEDITPEEAFKLVVNDDIGVMVGFETVGHIAHLNVPEERSSIKKLIAKIIIDVRAFEVTAFRNTNILKLTMDIELLAGEENYVANLVENGLKFEVDFANVYWNSRLVKERTRIRDLLDSDDIVVDMFAGAGPFAIYASKKGCSENYMKRNAKINKVTGLVKVFNMDGREFLIDVIKKNKILDKNTLEYDKMALKPTGRVHLIMNLPKIAIEFLGSLVINHTSSDTLVGLADNIEEENIRRFMVHCYCFSGSNEYENEIEQRLSKSIGTKLPEYTITNVRGVSPKKQMYCIEFECPVSILRGKKE, from the exons atgaataaaaattttgataaacTAAACTATAATATCATTAATGT AATAGTTTACTCAATTAGTAAAAATGATTATCCAACCTCAAATAATCTAAAAGTTTATCAGTATTCTTTCGTGAATTTCAAGCCTTCCCTTGAAATGTCgcaaattataaaaaagaAGAAGCTGGATTCCTCATCTTCTGAGGATTTCATTCCCACTAAAAGGATTACAACTTTAGAAGAGCTTGAAAA cTACGAACGTCTTGAGGAAAGAACCAAAGTGACTATAACTAAGGAAAAGATACCGTTATTTGCCAAAAATGAAATGTTCAG GAACATCGTTAGGCACTCCTTAAATTCACCTGAGTGTCGTGAAAACCAAGAAAGCGATCAGAAAACATATATTCtaaaaa GATGGGATTTACTCCCCTTGCCTCTGAGAGACCTAATTACCAACGAATCAATCGACCATTCCACAGTGACTCATAAAGTAAAATATGAAGATATTACACCAG AGGAAGCCTTTAAATTGGTGGTAAATGACGACATTGGAGTTATGGTGGGCTTCGAAACAGTGGGACACATAGCACACCTTAATGTGCCTGAGGAGAGGTCATCCATTAAGAAACTTATCgcaaaaataataatagacGTAAGAGCTTTTGAAGTAACAGCTTTTAGAAACACAAACATATTAAAACT AACAATGGACATAGAGCTGTTGGCTGGAGAAGAAAATTACGTAGCAAATTTG GTTGAAAACGGTCTAAAATTTGAGGTTGACTTTGCAAACGTTTACTGGAACTCTAG ACTAGTTAAAGAAAGGACTAGGATAAGGGATCTTTTAGATTCTGATGACATTGTTG TTGATATGTTCGCAGGAGCTGGTCCATTTGCCATTTATGCCTCTAAAAAGGGCTGTA GTGAAAACTACATGAAAAGGAATgctaaaattaacaaagTAACAGGCTTGGTCAAGGTTTTTAACATGGATGGAAGAGAGTTTTTAATTGACGTTATTAAGAAGAATAAGATACTGGATAAAAACACACTCGAGTATGATAAAATGGCGCTGAAGCCTACTGGAAGAGTCCActtaataatgaatttaccCAAAATAGCAATTGAATTCCTTGGTAGCTTAGTCATAAATCATACTTCTTCAGACACACTGGTTGGATTAGCAGATAATATTGAAGAGGAGAATATTCGAAGGTTCATGGTGCACTGTTACTGTTTCAGTGGTTCAAATGAATACGAAAATGAGATCGAGCAACGCTTATCTAAATCTATCGGCACTAAATTACCAGAATATACAATAACAAACGTAAGGGGTGTTTCACCCAAAAAACAGATGTATTGCATCGAGTTTGAGTGTCCTGTTTCAATATTGAGAGGGAAGAAGGAGTAG
- a CDS encoding Theileria-specific integral membrane protein, putative (9 probable transmembrane helices predicted for TA17865 by TMHMM2.0 at aa 43-65, 119-141, 145-167, 174-196, 211-233, 291-313, 362-384, 405-424 and 434-456), with amino-acid sequence MSGSSDSSSQNSNSSTSTDVSKSDYKDHNVPWLHRFMHHHHDGLVKAALFLAGLALLFPLRIGLNGASFCLKRFKLDEEIFSVYVNRVHNAMEMGCMIGVTLGNIYVLSCEKYMEAISIGINWITFVFEIVLLFVFISGGQLGKLTLFYWSLVASTFIYGLNQVCAFKIGGEAIVYYMAAMPISGILTAIMQFSFTRLFGDRNVYDTDLLVIAFQLGVFIFISLISACVWTLAYIEQISKNKKSKDKNEPKSKNCKNSNSGKIIQENGPEGKETNSGENKGKKNCRFTPNAISGMLMCIIGLGIIYAIYPAIAPGQLVTFQYVQKIEMVNMIVSALPSLIIAIISEATENGPNKEWTGSNSFWHGFIVFVVIEIVVGIMFIISLHYKDTALSRAILRNPLMASFLTITYFVCHIIAIGVGFPGVEANSNGTVATVNLFLSLLVMNTFELLGEGYIVEYKKYSIRNWPTDGMTIGEALKFWIRKASFNAWLSLKSSVTTDVRKKLLESVT; translated from the coding sequence ATGTCAGGATCGTCAGATTCTTCATCACAAAATAGCAATTCTAGTACAAGTACAGATGTAAGTAAATCAGATTATAAAGATCATAATGTCCCTTGGCTTCATCGTTTTATGCATCATCATCACGATGGCCTAGTTAAAGCTGCTCTATTCTTGGCTGGACTTGCCCTCCTTTTCCCTCTAAGAATTGGATTAAATGGCGCAtcattttgtttaaaaagaTTTAAGCTGGATGAAGAAATTTTTAGCGTTTATGTTAACAGAGTTCACAATGCTATGGAGATGGGATGTATGATTGGGGTTACATTGGGAAACATATATGTTCTATCGTGTGAGAAGTACATGGAAGCAATATCTATAGGTATAAACTGGATTACCTTCGTGTTTGAGATTGTATTATTGTTTGTGTTTATAAGTGGAGGACAGCTTGGGAAGTTAACTCTGTTTTATTGGTCACTAGTAGCTTCAACTTTCATATATGGACTAAATCAGGTATGTGCATTTAAAATTGGTGGAGAGGCTATAGTGTATTACATGGCTGCAATGCCCATTTCTGGCATTTTGACAGCCATAATGCAATTTTCTTTCACTCGTCTTTTTGGAGATAGGAATGTTTATGATACTGATTTACTTGTGATTGCTTTTCAATTGGGtgtttttatatttattagtttaataaGTGCATGCGTTTGGACGTTGGCATATATAGAACAAATTTCgaagaataaaaaatcaaaagataaaaatgaaCCAAAATCAAAGAATTGTAAGAACAGCAACTCAggtaaaattattcaagAAAATGGTCCAGAGGGGAAAGAGACTAATAGTGGAGAAAATAAGGGAAAGAAAAACTGTAGGTTTACTCCGAATGCGATTTCTGGAATGTTAATGTGCATAATTGGTCTTGGAATAATTTATGCAATTTATCCAGCGATTGCACCAGGACAGCTTGTCACTTTTCAATACGTACAAAAGATAGAGATGGTAAACATGATTGTTTCAGCCTTGCCATCACTGATTATAGCTATCATTTCAGAGGCTACAGAAAATGGACCTAATAAGGAATGGACTGGATCTAATTCATTCTGGCATGGATTTATTGTTTTTGTTGTAATTGAAATTGTCGTGGGTATTATGTTTATAATATCACTCCACTACAAAGACACAGCCTTATCTCGAGCTATACTCAGAAACCCTTTAATGGCATCATTTTTGACAATTACATATTTTGTATGCCATATTATAGCCATCGGAGTAGGTTTCCCAGGTGTGGAGGCCAATTCAAACGGAACAGTTGCAACAGTGAACCTGTTCCTATCACTCCTGGTCATGAACACATTTGAGTTGCTTGGAGAAGGGTACATAGTGGAGTACAAGAAATACAGCATTCGTAACTGGCCCACAGATGGAATGACCATCGGTGAAGCCCTTAAATTCTGGATTAGGAAAGCATCTTTCAATGCGTGGTTAAGCTTAAAATCAAGTGTAACCACGGATGTAAGGAAAAAATTACTAGAGTCTGTGACATAG
- a CDS encoding protein farnesyltransferase alpha subunit, putative, with the protein MLNSDKVWEDIELLKKPDEPLLFELKQDILELRAKSFFKVLIKNKEFSTRGLYLTSIIIKYNPADYTSWYYRNECLKALDVDLNDELNFTRKITMESIKAFQPWNHRRNICTLANSGFNEIEYVKLEISTSPKNQCAWGHLTWLVRYFGVSDLFKELEFVEFLVSGDVYNNSAWNYKNFIFKYFKTDFDIDFMVKELGRDFQRLLRRTDNEGLCSYIMDMVPFLESSYTKCIMTNCECLFFFHEIILGEGPLSTCLVKIIKLQPPSLQLLRLLKKLKPDEEVFAHLYNSLGPPSNGYFGPFEVRLL; encoded by the exons ATGCTCAATAGCGATAAAGTTTGGGAGGACattgaattattaaaaaaaccTGACGAACCCTTATTATTTGAACTTAAACAGGATATACTAG aaCTAAGAGCCAAATCTTTTTTCAAAGTCCTAATTAAAAACAAGGAGTTTAGTACTAGGGGGCTGTACCTAACatctataataataaagtatAATCCTGCCGATTATACGTCCTGGTATTATCGCAATGAATGTTTGAAAGCTCTTGATGTTGATCTGAATGATGAGCTGA ATTTCACTAGGAAAATAACCATGGAATCAATTAAAGCATTTCAG CCTTGGAACCATAGACGAAACATCTGCACTCTGGCAAATTCTGGGTTTAACGAGATTGAGTATGTCAAGCTTGAGATCTCAACATCACCTAAGAATCAGTGTGCATGGGGTCATCT GACTTGGCTGGTTCGGTACTTTGGAGTTTCCGACTTGTTCAAAGAACTTGAATTCGTGGAATTCCTGGTTTCAGGTGATGTGTACAACAACTCAGCCTGGAATTACAAgaatttcattttcaagTACTTTAAAACTGATTTTGACATAGATTTCATGGTTAAGGAGTTGGGTCGAGACTTCCAACGGTTGTTAAGAAGAACTGACAACGAGGGATTATGCTCATATATAATGGACATGGTTCCATTTCTAGAGAGCTCATACACTAAATGTATTATGACTAACTGTGAATGTTTGTTTTTTTTCcatgaaattattttaggtGAGGGTCCTCTGAGTACATGCCTCGttaaaatcataaaattacaaCCTCCTTCTCTTCAGCTTCTAAGGCTtctgaaaaaattaaaaccaGATGAAGAGGTATTCGCTCATCTTTATAATTCTTTAGGTCCTCCGTCAAATGGCTATTTTGGACCCTTTGAGGTCCGACTACTATAA